GGGAGAAAGCCGGTTACTTTCAGCCAAATATGCAAAGCACTGAATCATTCTGCATTCAGCTGCCGCCACCGAATGTGACGGGTACCTTGCATATGGGTCATGCCTTTAATCAAACGATTATGGATGGCCTCACTCGCTACCATCGTATGAAAGGTGAAAACACGCTTTGGCAGCCCGGCACCGATCACGCCGGTATTGCCACGCAAATCGTAGTTGAGCGCCAGCTGGATGCGCAAGGCATCAGCCGCCATGAATTGGGCCGCGAGAAGTTCGTAGAAAAAATCTGGGAATGGAAAAAAGAATCGGGTGCAACCATTACCGAGCAAATGCGCCGCATGGGTGCATCGGTAGATTGGAAGCGCGAATACTTCACTATGGACGAGCAATGCTCGGCCACGGTTAGCGAAGTCTTTGTCAGCCTGTTTGAACAAGGCCTGATTTACCGTGGCAAGCGTCTGTCTAACTGGGACCCAAAGCTGGGCACCGCGATCTCCGACCTCGAAGTGGTTTCCGAGGAAGAAGACGGCCATATGTGGCATATCAAATATCCGGTAGTGGGCAGCGATGAATTTATCGTGGTGGCCACGACCCGCCCTGAAACCTTGCTGGGCGACGTAGCCGTAGCGGTCAATCCAGAAGACGAGCGTTTTACGCATTTGCTTGGTAAAACACTTTCACTGCCACTGACTAACCGTGAAATTCCCGTGATCGCCGACGATTACGTGGATGCGGCTTTCGGTACTGGCTTGGTGAAAATCACGCCAGCTCATGATTTTAACGATTACCAAGTAGGTAAGCGCCATAACACCCAGCTGATCAATGTGATGAGCTTGGAAGCCACGATTCTGGCTAAGGCACAGGTATTTAGCTTTGATGGCGATGCACTGGGCAGTATTGATTTACCAGCTGCTTACGCTGGTTTAACGGCTCTGGCCGCGCGTAAAGCGATGCTGGCCGATCTAGATGCGCAGGGCTTATTGCTCGAAACGAAGAAACATAAATTGATGGTGCCACGTGGCGATCGTACTGGCTCGGTGATTGAGCCTTTGCTGACCGATCAGTGGTTTATGGCCATGAGTAAGGCCGATGAAACCGGCCAAAGCATTACCGAGAAAGCCCTGCAAGCCGTGGCAGATGGTGAAGTTAAATTTGTGCCTGAAAACTGGGTGAACACTTACAACCAGTGGCTGAATAATATTCAAGACTGGTGTATCAGCCGTCAGCTATGGTGGGGCCATCAGATTCCGGCTTGGTACGATGAAGACGGCAAAGTTTATGTAGCACGCAATCAGGCCGAAGCAGAATCACAAGCGCCGGGTAAAACACTGCGCCGTGATGTGGACGTGCTCGATACTTGGTTTAGCTCGGCACTGGTGCCGTTCTCTACCTTGGGTTGGAAGCCGGGCCAGAGCACCCCTGAGCTGGAAGCATTTTTGCCTTCATCGGTACTGGTCACAGGCTTTGACATTATTTTCTTCTGGGTAGCCCGGATGATTATGATGACCAAGCACTTCACCGGCAAAGTGCCGTTTAAGCATGTGTATATCCACGGCTTGGTGCGGGATGGCGAAGGCCAGAAGATGTCTAAATCGGAGGGCAATGTGCTTGATCCGGTTGATCTGATCGACGGGATTGATCTGGAATCACTGCTGGAAAAACGCACTTCCGGCCTGCGTCGCCCAGAAACCGCGCCTAAGGTGGCGGCTAAAACCAAGAAAGAATTCCCAGAAGGCATTCCAGCTTTTGGTACCGATGCACTGCGCTTCACCTTTGCATCGCTAGCAACTTTGGGCCGCAGTATTAATTTTGATCAGCATCGCTGCGAAGGCTATCGCAACTTCTGCAATAAGCTGTGGAATGCCACCCGCTATGTATTGATGAATGTGGAAGGCAAAGATGTAGGGCAGGATGAATCCTTGCCGCTGGAATACAGCTTTGCTGATCAGTGGATGATAGGGCGCTTGCAGCAGGCAGAGCACGATGTCACTACCGCGCTGGATACCTTCCGCTTCGATCTGGCGGCTCAGGGTATTTACGAATTTGTTTGGAACGATTACTGCGACTGGTATATCGAGCTGGCTAAGGTGCAATTGCAATTAGGCAACGAAGCGCAGCAACGTGCCACCCGCCGCACCTTGGTTCGCGTATTAGAAACCACATTGCGTATGGCTCACCCGATTATTCCGTTTATTACCGAAGAGCTGTGGCAGGTTGTTGCACCACTGGCGAACGCTAAAAAGACCGAATCCATCATGGTGGCCGACTGGCCGGTGGCGGATTTAAGCAAGGTGAATGAGGCGGCTAATGCACAAGTTGAAAGCTTAAAAGCGCTGGCCTTTGCTGTGCGTAATTTGCGCGGTGAAATGGGTTTGCCACCATCGCAAAAAACACCGCTGCTGCTGGAAGGCGGAGACGAGCTGCAGCAGTACGCGGCTTACTTAGTGCCATTAGCCAAGCTTGCTAGCGTCACCATCGTGGCGCAATTGCCTGAAGATGATGCGCCGGTGGCGGTGGCAGGCAGCACGCGTTTAATGCTGAAAGTAGAAATTGATAAAGCAGCAGAATCGGCGCGTTTAACTAAAGAAATCGGCAAGCTCTCTGAGAATCTGGAAAGAATCAAAGCGAAGTTTGAAAAGCCGGGTTATCTAAATAAAGCGCCTGCTCATTTGGTAGAAAAAGATCAGGGCCTGATGGTCGAATTTGCTGAGAAATTGGCGCAATTGCAAAGCCAATTGGCTAAATTGCAATAGCATTAACTCACAGGCTGCCTTGTGCAGCCTGTTTTTATTTAAGAGATAGTGGACGTTGTGTTCATTCGTAAGGTTTAAGGAAATAAAATGATTAATAACGATATTTTACGTAGCGTTCGCTATATGCTGGATTTAAGTGATGCACATATTGTGGCGATTGCTAAATTGGCTGATTTTGATTTGGCGAAAGAAGATGTTGCGGCCTTTTTGAAAAAAGAAGATGAAGAAGGTTATTTGGAATTCAGTGATGAAGCGATGGCTTATTTTTTAGATGGCCTAGTATTTCATAAGCGCGGTAAAGATGAAAGCCGCCCGGCACAGCCGATTGAATTGCCTATGAGCAATAATATGGCACTTAAAAAACTGCGCGTGGCTTTTGAATTAAAAGAAGAAGATATGCATAGTATTCTGGATGCAGCAGGCTTTGATGTATCCAAACCAGAATTAAGCGCCTTATTCCGTAAAAAAGATCATAAGCACTATCGCAGCTGTGGCGATCAATTACTCAGAAATTTTTTAAAAGGTTTGACGCTTCGTTTGCGTGGCTAAATGGTCGCTGCTTAGTCATAACTAAGCATTGATAGAGAGGGGCTAGCAGCCTGTCGGACTTAGTATCAGTCAGCTGCAAAATCACCTGATCGGCCTATATTTCACCAGATTTTTGACCAATAACTCGTTATTGGCGCTGCAAATCCGGCAAAATCTGGTCTCGATCATGCGATTTTTCGCTTCGACTGTCTAAGTCCGACAGGCTGCTAGGTCAATCGGCTTTGCCCACTCTACATTTATTTATCCTACACGCTGTTGCTATTTCAACCTCCGTTATCCCTGCTAACCTCAAATGGCTTGATCGATGAAAATTCTAAATATTATCGGGCCAGGTCGGCTTGGAAAATCATTAGCGCGTTTAGCTCAGCAATCAGGGCGTTTCCAAATAGGCGGGGTATACGCCAGATCTGCTGAGCATATTACAGACGCGATTACCTTTATTGGGGCGGGTGAGTTTTGCTCTGCTCTAGATCAATTACCGGTGGCTGATTTATATCTATTAGCAGTGCCAGATGGTGCAATTGAAAATGTGGCGATTGAGCTGGCGGCTTGTCATATCGTAAAGGCGGGGAATGTGGTGTTTCATAGCAGTGGGGTATCAGAGGCCGCGTTACTTGCTCCCTTGCAAGATTCTGGTGCTTATTTAGCCAGCGTGCATCCCGCTTTTTCTTTTGCTGATCCGGCGTTGGCGGTAGCCTCTTTTAATGCAATTCCTTGCGCTTTAGAAGGGGATCCATTGGCCTATGATATTTTGCAAGATTTTGTATTGGCTCTGGGTGGCAAGCCATTTACGTTAGTTAAAGGCGGAAAGGCGGCTTATCATGCCGCTTTGACTATGGCAGCTAATTATCTCGTTACCTTAGCAGATTTATCATTAAAAACAGCAAAAATGGCCGGAATAGAGAGTGATATTGCCCAAAGTCTTATTTTGAATTTAATGCAGCAAACATTAAGTAATATTAGAGTATTAGGGCCTGCCGCTGCATTAACTGGTCCAATTGTTCGTGGTGATGAGGCTACAATAGAAAAGCATTTATCTGTAATAAAAGATGCAACGATATTGCGCTGTTATCAAAGTATGGGACAGGCTACGATTGATTTAGCAGCAGATCATCTTAGTAAACCTAAGCAAGCTGCGTTACATCAACGTTTAGCATAAGCTAGCAGCCTTTCGGACTTAGCATCAGTCCGCTGCAAAATCACCTGATCGGCCTATATTTCACCAGATTTTTGACCGATAACTCGTTATTGGCGCTGCAAATCCGGCAATATCTGGTCTCGACCATGCGATTTTTCGCTTCGACCGTCTAAGTCCGACAGACCCTAGAAGTATTGATTAAACAATTTAGATTGTAATAATCGCTCTGATTTATCCTTAAAGGCCATGGATTACATGGCCTTTTTTACCGTATGTTACCAGTAGTAAAAGCACATTCAGTAACAATGTCTTACAGTATTGATCAGGTGAAAAATACCTCTGTGTTAGTGTTTATTTTCACTGCTTTTTTTATCAAAAAACGGCAGGATAGCGGCATAAGGTAGTAAGCCTTGCTGTTTGATGCAGGGCACAAGCCTATCTACTTATCATTTTGGAGATGTACGATGTCAGCCCCTAAAACCCATCCACTGTTTCTGGCTGCGGCCGTTTCTGTGATTTTAGCTTCTGGTGTAGGTGTTGCTAATTGGCTAGGTTTTGTTGGCAAGCCTGCTGTAGAGCCCATTGTCGTGGCCTCGGTGCCCAGTGTAGCCAGCGCGCCTGTATTAGCCTTAGTGGCCACTCCTGTGCCGACTGCCGCACCTATCGTAACACCTGCTCCAACACCAATCCCAACGGCTGCGCCTAGGCCTGTTGTACATACGCCTGCAGTTAAGCCCCGTCCTAAAGCAACGCCGCACCCTGCGCCGGTGGCAAAAAGCACAGAAGAAGACAAGCCTGCTCCTATCGTTTGGCCAGCCAAAGAAGTATGTAAAAGTTGTGGCCGCGTGACTTCAGTGCGCACTATTGAGAAAAAAGGGGAAGGTTCGGGTGGCGGTGCGGTGGTTGGTGGTGTGCTAGGTGGGGTAGTGGGCCACCAGATTGGTGGGGGTAATGGCCGTACCGTTGCAGAAGTATTGGGTGCAATTGGTGGTGCTGTGGCTGGCCATCAGGCTGAAAAACAATACCGCAGCGTAACGGTATACGAAGTTCGCGTGTCATTTGACGATGATAGCCAGCGCACTTATAGCTTTCAGGAACGCCCACAATTTAGCCAAGGCGATCGTGTGCGCTTAAGCGGCGATACTATTGTGCCTACAGGTAATTAACAGATTTTATTTGATCAAAAGGGCGCGGCTTGCTGCGCCCTTTTTTATATTTTAAGCAGCAAACTGCACCTCTAAATTAGCTGTGTTCCATGCCTAGTTCTTGAATTTTACGTGTTAGGGTATTGCGCCCCCAGCCGAGTAACTCGGCCGCTTCGATGCGTTTTCCGCCGGTATGAGCTAAGGCGCGTTCAATCACTACGCGCTCAAAGGCTGGGGTGATCTCATCGAGAATGCGGCTATCACCCCGGCTGAGACGCATGCTCATTTCTGCGCCCAAATGACTTAACCAATCTCCGTTGCGCAATTGGACTTCACTGGCTTCAGTACTTAATTCTGGAGGGAGATCACCCGCTTGCACTAAAGCACCCGGTGCCATTACGGTAATCCAATGGCAGAGGTTTTCTAGCTGGCGCACATTGCCCGGAAAACTAAATGCGGCCAGTTTATTCATGGCGTCATCCGTTAGACGCTTGGCTTCAATCCCTAGCTCTGTGGCCGATTTACTCAAAAAATAACGCGCTAGCAGAGGGATATCTTGGCTTCTTTCCCGAAGTGCAGGTAAGCGCAGCCGGATAACATTTAAACGGTGGAATAAATCTTCTCGAAACTGCCCTTGTTTAACCCGCTCTTCTAAATGTTGATGCGTAGCAGCAATCACCCGCACATTGGCTTTAATCGGCTGATGCCCGCCTACGCGGTAATAAAAGCCATCGGATAGTACCCGCAGTAAGCGGGTTTGCAGCTCGGAGGGCATATCGCCGATTTCGTCTAAGAATAAGGTGCCATTTTCAGCTTGCTCAAAGCGGCCTTGACGGCGAGCGTCTGCACCAGTAAATGCGCCGCGCTCGTGGCCAAATAACTCGGATTCTAGTAAGTCTTTAGGGATCGCCGCAGTATTGATCGCCACAAAGGGCTTGGCAGAGCGTGGACTATGGCGGTGTAGGGCGCGCGCTACTAATTCTTTACCACTACCTGATTCACCGGTAATCAACACGGTGGCGGCAGATTGGCTGAGGCGGCCAATGGCCCTAAATACATCTTGCATAGCAGGGGCTTGCCCTAGGATTTCTGGCGCGGGTGATGCGGCTTCTGTGGGGCTGCCTACTTGATTGGTAAATCTTTCGCTTTCTTGGATGGCACGTCGTATTAAGTCGATGGCTTGATCTACATCGAAAGGCTTGGGCATATATTCAAATGCCCCCCCTTGAAAGGCCGATACGGCGCTATCTAAATCTGAATGTGCCGTCATGATAATGACGGGTAAATCGGGCCAATCTTGCTTCACAATATCTAAAAACTGTAATCCAGATTCGCCAGGCATGCGGATATCACAAACGATGGCTTGTGGCTGTTCTTGGGTGAGTTTTGCTAGCGCTTCGGTGGCTGAGGCAAAGCTAGCATGCGAGATATTTTCGCGTGCTAAGGCCTTTTCAAATACCCAACGAATCGATCGGTCATCATCAATAATCCAAACAGCACTCATGGGGTTTCCTTTTGTTGCTTGTTATTTATTGCTGTGTAACATCAGTTAATGCGCTTCTTGCCAGCCATTAAGCGGCAGCAGCAGGCTAAAGCAGGTTAGGCCAGGACGGCTTTCAAATTCAATGGTGCCGTGGTGCTGGATAACAAAGGTGTGCGCGAGGTGCAGGCCGATACCGGTGCCGCCTGGTCGGCCAGAGACCAATGGATAAAACAGCGTTTCTTTTAGGGAATTAGGAATTCCCGGTCCGTTATCAATAATTTGAATTTGTAAGGCTAGCGGAAAGCGGCGGCGATTGAGCGTGACCTGGCGTGCAATCCGCGTACGCAAAAAAATCTCGCCTACACCCGCCATCGCTTGTACGGCATTGCGGACAATATTAAGCACCGCTTGAATCAGTTGCTCTTGATCGGCGATCAGGCTAGGTAGGCTGGTATCGTAATCGCGCTTTACCGATAGGCCATTGGGCGTTTCGGCAAGGACTAAGCTGCGAACACGTTCTAATACCTCATGAATATTTAGCTCGGTGAGCTTAGGCAGACGATGTGGAGTAAGTAAGCGATCCAGTAGCCTTTGTAAGCGCTGAGACTCTTCGATAATCACTTGGGTGTATTCTTTTAGGGCAGGGCTAGTTAGCTCTACAGAGAGCAATTGCGCAGCTCCACGAATACCACCTAAGGGGTTTTTTATTTCATGGGCAAGATTGCGAATCAGCTCGCGATTGGCTTGTTGTTGCGCTTGCAAGCGTGCTTCATTCACAATTTTTCGCTGTTGATCCATTTGCCGAATTTCAACCAACGCCGCCGCTGCACTGTTTTCGATAGGGCTGGCGGTGAGCGTGACATACACATCGCCGTGCGTGGTGGCTAGCAAAAGCTCGTGCTCGGTGATGCTGATGTTTTCTGTGCAGGCAGTAATCACCGCACTGACAATGGGGCTGTGCGGCTCTAAGCATGCTGATAATGTCATGCCTATATCATCTTGGCGTAGGCCTAACAGATCAGTGGCAGCAGGGTTGACGTAAACCAGCGTGCTGTCTGTAGCAACGGCAATGACAGCATCATCCAGAAACTCAAGACCAGAGAAGGCGGTATGGCACATGGTGGCTTGTCTCTGCAGAAGATTATCTATGGGACTCTAGCAATTTGCGGGCCAGCAAGGTGATGATACGAGTTCGCTAGTATGGGCCCCTTTACTGGTGCTAAGACCTATAAGCATACAGCAGCAATGCACCAGTGTGGTGCATTGCTGCTGTGGATGGTGCGTAGATTTGTGTAAGGTTTAGCGCAAGCGGCTAATTTCGGATTGTAAGGCGCTGATATTTTTCTCATGCAGAACCATGTTATTGCGGATGCGGCCCATTTTTTCTACATACTTTTGCGGGCTGGCTTTTTCTTCGGCAGATCTAGTGCTTTCAGCTTCTGAGAGTTGGCGGCGCGCATCGGTGAGTCTTTTTTGCTCACTCGCTAGCTCTTCATTAAGAATAAGCTGGCGGTTACTATCACGGCTTTTTTGCGTGGCAGCATCCACGCGTGGAAAGTTACCTGGAGTTGCCGTTTGTGGGCGGCGCTCCTTAGGGCCTGCGTTGCCATGCGAGCGAGGGGCAGGAATCAAGGCTCCTGGCTCGACCAAGATGCGTTGTGCATTGCGCATGGGGATATTAGAAAACGTGACATTGCCGTGTTCGTCCACATACTTGTAGATATCGGCGTGAGCCAGTGGGGCAAAGCAGGCAAGGATAATGAGTAGGTACTTAAGCATGGGCATAACTTAACACAGACAGGTTTAAAGTAGTTTAGTAAGTCGCTTAGCATTGGCTGGCTAGTGCATAACAAAACTGGGTTGAGGTACGATCTAATTTAAGAATAAATACAATGCATTATGATTGCTAGGGTCTGTTGACGTTTCATTCACGGCTGCGTTTGGCCCAGTTTTGGGGCTGAACAAGGAGAAAATGGCGACATGATACGAGTACCATGAGCGATTTTTAACTTTTGTTCCGCCCCTAAAATGGGCTAAACCCGAAGGGCTGAGCCGGGAAAGGGCCATTCACTGCGTGATGCTCCTCGACAATAACCCGTTATTGCCTTCGTCACATGCCTTGTGCCTAGCCGTTTTCCGGCTCAGCGCAATGGCGAATGAAACGCCAACAGGCTGCTAGGCTAATTGCGCCTAGCATCACTATGGCCCAAGGGTTTTTCTGGGGCTATTAAATCTCGGATGCGCTGTTTTAATTCTTTAGACTCCGGAAAACGCCCCTCGATTCTTCTATCCCAAATAATGATATCCATACACTGCACAACAAATAGGCCTCCAGTGCCTGGTTGCAGGGCCACTTCTCCGACCTCATCCGCGAAGCTTGATAGCAACTCTTGAGCAAGCCACGCTGAGCGTAGTAACCAATTGCATCGGGTGCAATATAAAATACTGATTCGGGGTTTAGTGATTGGCGTCATTAAAATTTTAAACCTAGTTGCTGGAGTTGCTTTGCGGTTTCATTGGCGTTGGTATGGTGAATACCATGCCAACCCAGTTGGCTTGCTGCGTGGGCATTTTTGGCGACATCGTCAATAAACACCAGCTCATTAGGCTGCAAGCCTGTTAAATGGATGCGCTCAAACATCGCTTGATAAATGGCCGGATCAGGTTTGATTAAGCCTAAGCGCCCAGATACCACAATATCTTTAAAGCGGTGCAGTAGCGGAAAGTGCTCCCAAGCATAGGGAAAGGTTTCATCTGACCAATTAGTTAGGCCGTAGAGTGGAATATTAGCTGATTCTAATCGCTCCATCAGTGCTACGCCATCAGGTAAAGTGCCTCGTAGCATTTCATTCCAGCGGCTATAAAATGCCGCGATCAAATCACTGTACTCGGGAAACTCGGCCTGTTTGATGGCGATTGCATCAGCCCATGTGCGGCCACGGTCTTGCTCAATATTCCATTCGCTATTGCAAACGTGACTGAAGAAGAATTTTCGCTCTTTTTCATTATTGATTAGCTTGCGATAAAGATAATCGGGATTCCAATCAAATAATACACCACCAAAATCAAAGACAACGGCTCGAATGGTCATCATCATCGCTCAAGGCAAACGCAAGAGGGGATATTCTACCTCTTGCGTTTGCCTTGATGCGGGTTAATCGTTGATTTATAGAGAGAATAGCGACAAGTACCATTTACCGTCATAAATCAGTACTAGCAGCCTGTCGGGCTTAGCATCAGTCAGCTGCAAAATCACCTGATCGGCCTATATTTCACCAGATTTTTGACCAATAACTCGTTATTGGTGCTGCAAATCCGGCAAAATCTGGTTTCGATCATGCGATTTTTCGCTTCGACCGTCTAAGTCCGACAGGCTACTAGGGTTAAAATTTGCGTTAACGATGTGCTAAGCGGGTGGGTTTAATTGCGAGGGTCTTTTAACGCCGTACTGCCCCAAAAAGGCAGCCAACCCGAAGGGCTGATTCGGGAAACGGCCATTCACTGCGTTATGCTTCTCGGACATAACGTGTTATTACCTTCGTCGCATGCCTTGTGCCTGGCCGTTTCCCTGCTCAGCGCAATGGCGAATGAAACGTCAACAGACGCTAGCAGCCTGTCGGGCTTAAGACTGATCTATTACGGAAAAGCCGGATTTGGCCATATTTCACGCATTTTCTCGTTGAATAGCCAGCTATTCGCCTCAAAAACCCGCGAAATCTGTCTCAAACCGGTCTTTCCCTCGCTACGATCGCTTAAGTCCGACAGGCTGCTAGGCACATATAATTTTTAACCGCCTTAGCTCACGCCATAATACCCAGCTAATCATGATGCCGATGGCAACATTTACCACGGGTAGCGCGGTGTACACGCCGTTCACTCCCCACCATTGTGGCATTAGCCATAGCGCTGGAATCAATACCAAGGTTTTACCTAGGGTGCCAAATAACGATAAACGTGTGAGCGCCATGGCTTGTAAACCAATTACCCCTACAATAATTACCCCATCAAAAGGCAGGGCGAAGAGGTGTAGCTGTAAGGCTTGGCTTGCAGAGCTAATCAACGTCTGATCTTGTCCTGCGTACAGGGTGGCGATCGCTTGCGGGAAAAACTGCACCAATGCCAGCAGTACAAAGCTAAGTAATAAGCTGACTTTTAACCCATAGCTTAGCGTTTGCGCCAGCCTTTGCTGCTGCCCAGCGCCGGTGGCATGGCTTAATATGGGCTGCATGCCAAGTGCTAAGCCGTGTACCAGTAATATAAAAACGGCCTCGGTATAACCCGCCACGGCGTAAGCGGCTATATCAGCACCCTTGCCATATTTTAATAATTGATAGTTATGGGCTAACAAGAGGAAGGCGAGGTTGAGCTCCATCAGTAAGCTAGAAAAACCCAGCCCCAGCATTGATGGCATACTTTGCCAGTGCGGGCGCAGATCGGCCAGACTCATGCGTAAGTTCGCGTAGCGGCTAAAGAAATAAACTAAGCCAGACAATGTAATTAAGCCTTCAATGAGTAAGGTGGCGCTTGCTGTCCCAGCCAAACCCCAACCAAGCTGCACCACAAACAAGTAATTGAGCGCGATATTGCTTAATGCACCAGCGGTGACCAAAGCGGTGACAAGTTTAGGGCGGCCATCATTGCGCAGTAAGTAAATCACCGCCATTTGCCCAATGGTTACCATGCCGCCCCAAAGCATCAGCGATAAATAGGAGCGGGCTTCTAGCAGCACCGCTGGATCATGATCTGCATTAAGCAGCCTTAATATGCTTTCCTGCTGGCTAATGCCAATCACAGGCAGGGCGATGCCGAGCGCCGTAATAATTAAAATGGTATTGGACAGTGCTTGCCGTGCTTGTTTGATTTTGCCTGCACCTTGCAGCATTGAGATACGCGTAGCCGCGCCCATGCTGATCATTGACCCAAGGCCAATTTGCAATAAAATTACCGGATAAATCAGATTGATGGCCGCCAGCGCATGTGATCCTACATAGCGGCCAACAAATATGCCATCCACAACAATATATAAGCCGACCACCAACATACCGGCGATGGATGGAGTCACATAGCGCCAGAATAGGGTTTTAACTGGTAAGGTGTTTAGATCGTGCAGATTTTTGCGGTTCATAAGGCTCGTTTGCGATTATTTGAATCAGGTCATGGAATAATTTGAAGATG
This genomic interval from Iodobacter fluviatilis contains the following:
- a CDS encoding valine--tRNA ligase; the encoded protein is MSTTPKELAKSFEPAEIESRYYPEWEKAGYFQPNMQSTESFCIQLPPPNVTGTLHMGHAFNQTIMDGLTRYHRMKGENTLWQPGTDHAGIATQIVVERQLDAQGISRHELGREKFVEKIWEWKKESGATITEQMRRMGASVDWKREYFTMDEQCSATVSEVFVSLFEQGLIYRGKRLSNWDPKLGTAISDLEVVSEEEDGHMWHIKYPVVGSDEFIVVATTRPETLLGDVAVAVNPEDERFTHLLGKTLSLPLTNREIPVIADDYVDAAFGTGLVKITPAHDFNDYQVGKRHNTQLINVMSLEATILAKAQVFSFDGDALGSIDLPAAYAGLTALAARKAMLADLDAQGLLLETKKHKLMVPRGDRTGSVIEPLLTDQWFMAMSKADETGQSITEKALQAVADGEVKFVPENWVNTYNQWLNNIQDWCISRQLWWGHQIPAWYDEDGKVYVARNQAEAESQAPGKTLRRDVDVLDTWFSSALVPFSTLGWKPGQSTPELEAFLPSSVLVTGFDIIFFWVARMIMMTKHFTGKVPFKHVYIHGLVRDGEGQKMSKSEGNVLDPVDLIDGIDLESLLEKRTSGLRRPETAPKVAAKTKKEFPEGIPAFGTDALRFTFASLATLGRSINFDQHRCEGYRNFCNKLWNATRYVLMNVEGKDVGQDESLPLEYSFADQWMIGRLQQAEHDVTTALDTFRFDLAAQGIYEFVWNDYCDWYIELAKVQLQLGNEAQQRATRRTLVRVLETTLRMAHPIIPFITEELWQVVAPLANAKKTESIMVADWPVADLSKVNEAANAQVESLKALAFAVRNLRGEMGLPPSQKTPLLLEGGDELQQYAAYLVPLAKLASVTIVAQLPEDDAPVAVAGSTRLMLKVEIDKAAESARLTKEIGKLSENLERIKAKFEKPGYLNKAPAHLVEKDQGLMVEFAEKLAQLQSQLAKLQ
- a CDS encoding YehS family protein, whose translation is MINNDILRSVRYMLDLSDAHIVAIAKLADFDLAKEDVAAFLKKEDEEGYLEFSDEAMAYFLDGLVFHKRGKDESRPAQPIELPMSNNMALKKLRVAFELKEEDMHSILDAAGFDVSKPELSALFRKKDHKHYRSCGDQLLRNFLKGLTLRLRG
- a CDS encoding Rossmann-like and DUF2520 domain-containing protein, with protein sequence MKILNIIGPGRLGKSLARLAQQSGRFQIGGVYARSAEHITDAITFIGAGEFCSALDQLPVADLYLLAVPDGAIENVAIELAACHIVKAGNVVFHSSGVSEAALLAPLQDSGAYLASVHPAFSFADPALAVASFNAIPCALEGDPLAYDILQDFVLALGGKPFTLVKGGKAAYHAALTMAANYLVTLADLSLKTAKMAGIESDIAQSLILNLMQQTLSNIRVLGPAAALTGPIVRGDEATIEKHLSVIKDATILRCYQSMGQATIDLAADHLSKPKQAALHQRLA
- a CDS encoding outer membrane lipoprotein; translated protein: MSAPKTHPLFLAAAVSVILASGVGVANWLGFVGKPAVEPIVVASVPSVASAPVLALVATPVPTAAPIVTPAPTPIPTAAPRPVVHTPAVKPRPKATPHPAPVAKSTEEDKPAPIVWPAKEVCKSCGRVTSVRTIEKKGEGSGGGAVVGGVLGGVVGHQIGGGNGRTVAEVLGAIGGAVAGHQAEKQYRSVTVYEVRVSFDDDSQRTYSFQERPQFSQGDRVRLSGDTIVPTGN
- the ntrC gene encoding nitrogen regulation protein NR(I), with product MSAVWIIDDDRSIRWVFEKALARENISHASFASATEALAKLTQEQPQAIVCDIRMPGESGLQFLDIVKQDWPDLPVIIMTAHSDLDSAVSAFQGGAFEYMPKPFDVDQAIDLIRRAIQESERFTNQVGSPTEAASPAPEILGQAPAMQDVFRAIGRLSQSAATVLITGESGSGKELVARALHRHSPRSAKPFVAINTAAIPKDLLESELFGHERGAFTGADARRQGRFEQAENGTLFLDEIGDMPSELQTRLLRVLSDGFYYRVGGHQPIKANVRVIAATHQHLEERVKQGQFREDLFHRLNVIRLRLPALRERSQDIPLLARYFLSKSATELGIEAKRLTDDAMNKLAAFSFPGNVRQLENLCHWITVMAPGALVQAGDLPPELSTEASEVQLRNGDWLSHLGAEMSMRLSRGDSRILDEITPAFERVVIERALAHTGGKRIEAAELLGWGRNTLTRKIQELGMEHS
- the glnL gene encoding nitrogen regulation protein NR(II) produces the protein MCHTAFSGLEFLDDAVIAVATDSTLVYVNPAATDLLGLRQDDIGMTLSACLEPHSPIVSAVITACTENISITEHELLLATTHGDVYVTLTASPIENSAAAALVEIRQMDQQRKIVNEARLQAQQQANRELIRNLAHEIKNPLGGIRGAAQLLSVELTSPALKEYTQVIIEESQRLQRLLDRLLTPHRLPKLTELNIHEVLERVRSLVLAETPNGLSVKRDYDTSLPSLIADQEQLIQAVLNIVRNAVQAMAGVGEIFLRTRIARQVTLNRRRFPLALQIQIIDNGPGIPNSLKETLFYPLVSGRPGGTGIGLHLAHTFVIQHHGTIEFESRPGLTCFSLLLPLNGWQEAH
- a CDS encoding DUF4124 domain-containing protein, producing the protein MLKYLLIILACFAPLAHADIYKYVDEHGNVTFSNIPMRNAQRILVEPGALIPAPRSHGNAGPKERRPQTATPGNFPRVDAATQKSRDSNRQLILNEELASEQKRLTDARRQLSEAESTRSAEEKASPQKYVEKMGRIRNNMVLHEKNISALQSEISRLR
- a CDS encoding SelT/SelW/SelH family protein; its protein translation is MTPITKPRISILYCTRCNWLLRSAWLAQELLSSFADEVGEVALQPGTGGLFVVQCMDIIIWDRRIEGRFPESKELKQRIRDLIAPEKPLGHSDARRN
- a CDS encoding HAD family hydrolase, giving the protein MMTIRAVVFDFGGVLFDWNPDYLYRKLINNEKERKFFFSHVCNSEWNIEQDRGRTWADAIAIKQAEFPEYSDLIAAFYSRWNEMLRGTLPDGVALMERLESANIPLYGLTNWSDETFPYAWEHFPLLHRFKDIVVSGRLGLIKPDPAIYQAMFERIHLTGLQPNELVFIDDVAKNAHAASQLGWHGIHHTNANETAKQLQQLGLKF